A window of Pseudodesulfovibrio hydrargyri contains these coding sequences:
- a CDS encoding sensor histidine kinase: MFEKRHLRELGVYVAVLVLGTWLLIRLDAYEAFHEWSRTQESWELDELALALPAVLVCLVLFSLNRVRELRARARLLEESRRELAEAHEDLHTLNRSREAFLTTACHELKSPLIGIVNAFELLQLTDDETDRRELVELAGLAARKLGLLVDSVLQFSRQESLAPALTVFSPAELLASVRDVSQLQARSRGLVLRAELDEGTPPRVRGSESVLRLVGLNLVGNAVRYTDAGGVEVKLGWEDGPDRRLVLTVTDTGRGIRAEDLKHIFEPYVRAQGGNDGLGLGLSIVKRSVERCDGTISVDSEPGRGSRFTVSVPAEAVPEDGDPET, encoded by the coding sequence CGTCTATGTGGCGGTGCTCGTGCTGGGCACCTGGCTGCTCATTCGCCTGGACGCCTACGAGGCGTTTCACGAGTGGAGCCGGACGCAGGAGAGCTGGGAGCTGGACGAACTGGCCCTGGCCCTGCCCGCCGTCCTGGTCTGCCTGGTGCTCTTTTCCCTCAATCGGGTCCGGGAGCTGCGCGCCCGCGCCCGGCTGCTGGAGGAGTCCCGCCGCGAACTGGCCGAGGCCCACGAGGACCTGCACACCCTGAACCGCTCCAGGGAGGCCTTTCTGACCACCGCCTGCCACGAACTGAAGAGCCCGCTTATCGGCATCGTCAACGCCTTCGAACTGCTGCAGCTGACCGATGACGAGACCGACCGGAGGGAGTTGGTCGAACTGGCCGGGCTGGCGGCCCGGAAACTGGGACTGCTGGTGGACAGCGTGCTCCAGTTTTCCCGACAGGAATCCCTGGCCCCGGCCCTGACCGTGTTCTCTCCGGCCGAACTGCTCGCCTCGGTCCGGGACGTGTCCCAGCTCCAGGCGCGCAGTCGGGGGCTCGTCCTTCGGGCTGAACTGGACGAGGGCACGCCGCCCCGGGTGCGCGGCAGCGAGAGCGTCCTGCGGCTGGTGGGCCTGAACCTGGTGGGCAACGCCGTGCGCTACACGGACGCGGGCGGGGTCGAGGTGAAGCTGGGCTGGGAGGACGGCCCGGACCGGCGGCTGGTCCTGACCGTGACGGATACGGGCAGGGGCATCCGCGCCGAGGACCTCAAGCACATTTTCGAACCGTATGTCAGGGCCCAGGGCGGCAACGACGGCCTGGGACTCGGCCTGTCCATCGTCAAGCGCTCGGTTGAGCGCTGCGACGGGACCATCTCGGTGGACAGCGAACCGGGCAGGGGCTCGCGGTTCACGGTCAGTGTTCCGGCCGAGGCGGTGCCCGAGGACGGGGACCCCGAAACGTGA
- a CDS encoding methyl-accepting chemotaxis protein, producing the protein MGIRSKLFLPLLGVALVMLAGGYLLLKSQFTDLEDSFVSLIMRGKIEDVQQSITQISESALQQAALFSRMPEVVEAYGKANQGDMNNEADPVLQAAREQLRVSLASTLKGYKENLGKDFQLHFHLPTARSLLRTWREKQAKKNGKWVDISDDLSGFRNTVIDVNRSHKPALGIEPGRGGFTIRGLAPVTAPDGTHLGSVEVLLGFDNILKTMEASGTIKALLYMDAGLLPVTTRLQDPAKNPVKDGKYVLIYGQKNDAARQLASSGMLARGMQSPLVEVDGHDGVAAFPVKDYRGKPIGTIVLSMDISSQQAMMSAVAWMVGIGLLIVVVVPIVIIFWVVEYSVKRPIQQCAELASDIARGNLESRTCKMRTDEMGIILEGMCDMNAHLADTIRNIRDISGEVAEGCSELSMASDNLSKGANRQAAGIEEIAASLEEMSGSIKQTANIAAKTETTATKASHDAETGGQAVARTVSAMKKIAEEIGIIEEIARQTNLLALNAAIEAARAGEAGKGFAVVAAEVRKLAERSGTAAAGISELSSSSVAVAEEAGALLERIVPDIKSTAELIQEISAAAGEQSQGIEQVSRAIQDSESVVQQNASTAEEVAATASSLSDSSRSLHEAIGHFQLGDKDDGLERY; encoded by the coding sequence ATGGGTATCCGATCTAAACTATTCCTGCCGTTGCTGGGCGTGGCCCTGGTCATGCTCGCCGGCGGGTATCTTCTATTGAAATCACAATTCACCGACCTGGAGGACTCGTTCGTCTCACTGATCATGCGCGGCAAAATCGAGGACGTGCAGCAGTCCATCACCCAGATCTCCGAAAGCGCCCTGCAGCAGGCCGCCCTGTTCAGCCGCATGCCCGAAGTGGTCGAGGCATACGGCAAGGCCAACCAGGGCGACATGAACAATGAGGCCGACCCCGTGCTGCAGGCGGCCCGGGAGCAGCTGCGCGTTTCGCTCGCGTCCACGCTCAAGGGTTACAAGGAGAACCTGGGCAAGGACTTCCAGCTCCATTTCCATCTGCCCACGGCCCGCAGCCTGCTGCGCACCTGGCGCGAAAAGCAGGCCAAGAAGAACGGCAAGTGGGTGGACATCTCGGACGACCTGTCCGGGTTCCGCAACACGGTCATCGACGTGAACAGGAGCCACAAGCCGGCCCTGGGCATCGAGCCGGGCCGGGGCGGCTTCACCATCCGGGGCCTGGCCCCGGTGACCGCGCCCGACGGCACGCACCTCGGGTCCGTGGAGGTCCTCCTCGGGTTCGACAACATCCTCAAGACCATGGAGGCTTCGGGCACGATCAAGGCCCTGCTGTACATGGACGCCGGGCTGCTGCCCGTGACCACCCGGCTGCAGGATCCGGCCAAGAACCCGGTCAAGGACGGCAAGTACGTGCTCATCTACGGCCAGAAGAACGACGCGGCCAGGCAGCTGGCCTCGTCCGGCATGTTGGCCCGGGGCATGCAGTCGCCCCTGGTGGAGGTCGACGGCCATGACGGCGTGGCCGCCTTCCCGGTCAAGGACTACCGGGGCAAACCCATCGGGACCATCGTCCTGTCCATGGACATCTCCAGCCAGCAGGCCATGATGTCCGCCGTGGCCTGGATGGTCGGCATCGGCCTGCTCATCGTCGTGGTCGTGCCCATCGTGATCATCTTCTGGGTGGTGGAATACTCGGTGAAACGGCCCATCCAGCAGTGCGCGGAACTGGCCTCGGACATCGCCCGGGGCAATCTGGAGAGCCGGACGTGCAAGATGCGCACGGACGAGATGGGCATCATCCTGGAGGGCATGTGCGACATGAACGCCCACCTGGCCGACACCATCCGCAACATCCGGGACATCTCGGGCGAGGTGGCCGAGGGATGCAGCGAGCTCTCCATGGCCAGCGACAACCTGTCCAAGGGAGCCAACCGGCAGGCCGCCGGGATCGAGGAGATCGCCGCCAGCCTGGAGGAGATGTCCGGATCGATCAAGCAGACCGCGAACATCGCGGCCAAGACCGAGACCACCGCGACCAAGGCCTCGCACGACGCCGAGACCGGCGGCCAGGCCGTGGCCCGCACCGTGTCGGCCATGAAGAAGATCGCGGAAGAGATCGGCATCATCGAGGAGATCGCCCGCCAGACCAATCTGCTGGCGCTGAACGCGGCCATCGAGGCGGCCCGGGCCGGCGAGGCGGGCAAGGGATTCGCCGTGGTCGCGGCCGAAGTGCGCAAGCTGGCCGAACGCAGCGGCACCGCGGCGGCGGGCATCAGCGAGCTCTCCTCAAGCAGCGTGGCCGTGGCCGAGGAGGCCGGGGCCCTGCTCGAACGCATCGTCCCGGACATCAAGAGCACGGCCGAGCTGATCCAGGAAATCTCGGCCGCGGCCGGGGAGCAGAGCCAGGGCATCGAGCAGGTCTCCCGGGCCATCCAGGACTCCGAGTCCGTGGTCCAGCAAAACGCCTCCACGGCCGAGGAGGTGGCGGCCACCGCCTCCAGCCTGTCCGATAGCTCCAGGAGCCTGCACGAGGCCATCGGCCACTTCCAGCTGGGCGACAAGGACGACGGCCTGGAACGCTACTAG
- a CDS encoding helix-turn-helix domain-containing protein, whose translation MAEDDDVDLTPVKTPEQLLKEEVGLYLKIVRENRHKPLRWVAQKLGCSSSFISQIEKGDASIPLDRVLDFSLAYDLPVPEFVRIVLVTMHNDTYRALMSILENDPEMANAANSCHTIANPKERAKRRKILNPGLSSKSLDRMREFILENQKPTYGKPVAGDS comes from the coding sequence ATGGCCGAAGATGACGACGTTGACCTCACCCCTGTGAAGACCCCGGAACAATTGTTGAAAGAAGAAGTCGGGCTTTATCTGAAGATTGTCCGGGAGAATCGGCACAAACCCCTCAGATGGGTCGCCCAGAAATTGGGGTGCTCCAGCTCGTTCATATCCCAGATCGAAAAGGGGGACGCTTCGATTCCACTGGATCGGGTACTCGACTTCTCCCTTGCCTATGATCTTCCTGTTCCGGAGTTCGTTCGAATCGTTCTCGTCACCATGCACAACGACACATATCGGGCGTTGATGAGCATACTGGAGAATGACCCGGAAATGGCTAATGCCGCCAACAGTTGCCACACGATTGCAAATCCCAAAGAACGAGCCAAGCGTCGCAAAATTCTCAATCCGGGACTGAGCTCAAAATCGCTTGATCGAATGCGGGAATTTATCTTGGAGAACCAAAAACCAACATATGGGAAACCGGTGGCAGGTGACTCATGA
- a CDS encoding GNAT family N-acetyltransferase: protein MTDTAENTTGLFLAKLSLPVRKCMANTARECAGNVAGVLSLDEKETYRVKLAVDEAFCNAVDHFSGSADDERVHLEFSVRDGSLVISVRERGIPFDHAKAERFTPGDPDSADKPGLGSLLMQRAMDSVELFVHGREGKEVRLTRKLNYGSLPPELAEAKPARRGKRITVREPEVRLAREDELAEVCRLAWRCYGFTQEAFLYDLDALTEKVRAGEFRSVIGIDPDSGALIGHAGLKYHDPAVGVPELGLAFVDPAYRSPGLAPKMVRLLFDSARSEGDRGVFDCSVTTHIFSQKGLQEEMGCRPCCLMLGIAASGMRVKELATSRQEKGSVVNHYFPFDRGPAAVYLPKHHRAMARDIYAWMELPREFGEPDETPLSGVSGVDVFPLPDELNVAFIVVRSIGADTVREIAEGLRDCRNRRMDAVYAFLPAGVPTSPQVVRACEAMGFFFCGLMPHIHDGQDRILLQRIDIPLNLEAVRVYGDMTRTLFDYIRAEQKRVASS, encoded by the coding sequence ATGACCGATACCGCCGAAAACACGACAGGTCTCTTCCTGGCCAAGCTCTCGCTGCCCGTGCGCAAGTGCATGGCGAACACGGCCCGGGAGTGCGCCGGGAACGTGGCCGGGGTTTTGTCCCTGGACGAGAAGGAGACCTACCGGGTCAAGCTGGCCGTGGACGAGGCGTTCTGCAACGCGGTGGACCACTTTTCCGGCTCGGCGGACGACGAGCGCGTCCACCTGGAATTTTCCGTGCGGGACGGCTCCCTGGTCATCTCGGTCCGGGAACGGGGCATCCCCTTCGACCACGCCAAGGCCGAGCGGTTCACGCCCGGCGACCCGGACAGCGCGGACAAGCCCGGGCTGGGCTCCCTGCTCATGCAGCGGGCCATGGATTCGGTGGAACTGTTCGTCCACGGCCGCGAGGGCAAGGAGGTCCGGCTGACCCGGAAGCTCAACTACGGCTCCCTGCCCCCGGAGCTGGCCGAGGCCAAGCCCGCCCGGCGCGGCAAACGGATCACGGTCCGGGAGCCCGAGGTCCGTCTGGCCCGCGAGGACGAGCTGGCCGAGGTCTGCCGGTTGGCCTGGCGCTGCTACGGCTTCACCCAGGAGGCCTTTCTCTACGATCTCGACGCCCTGACCGAAAAGGTGCGGGCCGGGGAATTCAGGTCGGTCATCGGCATCGATCCGGACAGCGGGGCCCTGATCGGCCACGCCGGGCTCAAGTACCACGACCCGGCGGTCGGGGTCCCGGAGCTGGGCCTGGCCTTTGTGGACCCGGCCTACCGTTCGCCCGGCCTGGCCCCGAAGATGGTCAGGCTGCTCTTCGATTCGGCCCGGTCCGAAGGCGACCGGGGCGTCTTCGACTGCTCGGTGACCACGCACATTTTTTCGCAGAAAGGGTTGCAGGAGGAGATGGGTTGCCGCCCGTGCTGCCTCATGCTCGGCATCGCCGCCTCGGGCATGCGGGTCAAGGAGCTGGCGACCTCGAGGCAGGAGAAGGGCTCGGTGGTCAACCACTACTTCCCCTTCGACCGCGGCCCGGCCGCCGTGTACCTGCCGAAGCACCACCGGGCCATGGCCCGGGACATCTACGCCTGGATGGAACTGCCGCGCGAATTCGGCGAGCCGGACGAGACACCGCTGTCCGGCGTTTCCGGGGTGGATGTCTTCCCCCTGCCCGACGAACTCAACGTGGCCTTCATCGTGGTCCGGAGCATCGGCGCGGACACGGTCCGCGAGATAGCGGAAGGGCTGCGCGACTGCCGCAACAGGCGCATGGACGCGGTCTACGCCTTTCTGCCCGCCGGAGTCCCCACCTCGCCGCAGGTGGTCCGGGCGTGCGAGGCCATGGGCTTCTTCTTTTGCGGGCTCATGCCCCACATCCACGACGGCCAGGACCGCATCCTCCTGCAACGCATCGACATCCCGCTCAACCTGGAGGCCGTCCGGGTGTACGGCGACATGACCAGGACCCTGTTCGACTACATCCGGGCCGAGCAAAAGCGGGTTGCGTCCTCCTGA
- a CDS encoding LysE family translocator, producing MIDLAILPVFLVTVLLLAISPGPDLVLITTYASTRGFRSGLMLSIGIFIAGILQTLLVTFGLGKLLEAVPSLALLVKVAGALYLSWLGVNLLLSWRRNRSGTPAVRQATGQSSRRLVCRGLLNNIMNPKALIFFSMFLPQFADAHHDVATQIFLLGTLLSGVVFCINTCFAFSFSKLGSVIGRKLKLGRHIDALLGIIFLGLAARLVTSE from the coding sequence ATGATCGACCTCGCCATCTTACCGGTATTTCTCGTCACCGTCCTGCTCCTGGCGATCTCGCCGGGCCCGGATCTCGTGCTCATCACCACCTATGCCTCCACCCGAGGCTTCCGGTCCGGCCTCATGCTGTCCATAGGGATCTTCATCGCCGGGATACTGCAAACCCTGCTGGTCACGTTCGGCCTGGGCAAGTTGCTGGAGGCGGTGCCGTCCCTGGCCCTGCTGGTCAAGGTCGCCGGGGCGCTTTACCTCTCCTGGCTGGGCGTCAACCTGCTCCTGAGCTGGCGCAGGAATAGGAGCGGGACTCCGGCGGTTCGGCAGGCCACGGGCCAGAGCAGCCGGAGGCTTGTCTGCCGGGGACTGCTCAACAATATCATGAATCCGAAGGCGCTGATCTTCTTCAGCATGTTTCTCCCGCAGTTCGCCGACGCCCACCACGACGTCGCCACCCAGATTTTCCTGCTGGGGACCCTGCTGAGCGGCGTCGTTTTCTGCATCAACACCTGCTTCGCCTTTTCCTTCAGCAAGCTGGGCTCGGTGATAGGACGGAAGCTGAAGCTGGGCCGGCATATCGACGCGCTGCTGGGGATCATATTCCTGGGCCTCGCCGCTCGCCTGGTCACCAGCGAATAG
- a CDS encoding integrase domain-containing protein, which produces MGKSDSLKFAVNRATLSGQKTKQHRIRQTARHFVDVLRQANMGIEKWTNVSNKHFQRVADAMRADGVGDGRIAEVFTAARHICRAYGNDQISESNATFGVKRGSIANAMSRAVAADVFQGTLTRMRNDKSYPHAGRAAAQIDLMYNVGLRREESAKLDLPNDWDRENHSLLVQYGTKGGRPRTLYGLSRQQEAALKRAEEYVSPSDRKGINNLMPEGMGDEWLHRLDYAARKHGLTGKDAGGTLHGLRHERFRQMYVDHTGFEPPNQYDSVQAFHEAAQATAGDDWPRLDDEARDNIEVAAGHSPGRRDVSNAYLGSSR; this is translated from the coding sequence ATGGGAAAATCCGACAGCCTTAAGTTTGCGGTGAACCGGGCAACCTTGTCCGGGCAAAAAACGAAACAACACCGAATCCGCCAGACTGCCCGCCATTTCGTCGATGTTTTGCGCCAGGCGAACATGGGGATTGAAAAGTGGACCAATGTATCCAACAAGCATTTCCAGCGCGTGGCGGATGCCATGCGTGCGGACGGTGTGGGCGACGGCAGGATTGCCGAAGTCTTCACCGCGGCACGCCACATCTGCCGCGCTTACGGAAACGATCAGATCAGCGAAAGCAACGCGACCTTCGGGGTCAAGCGCGGGTCCATCGCCAATGCGATGTCCCGTGCGGTCGCCGCGGATGTCTTCCAAGGCACCCTGACCCGCATGCGGAACGACAAGTCGTATCCGCACGCGGGTCGGGCGGCGGCGCAGATCGACCTGATGTACAACGTGGGATTGCGCCGGGAAGAATCAGCCAAGCTGGACTTGCCTAACGACTGGGACCGGGAAAACCATAGCCTTCTCGTTCAGTATGGGACCAAGGGCGGCAGGCCCCGAACCCTGTACGGCTTGTCCCGGCAACAGGAAGCGGCCCTTAAGCGGGCCGAAGAATACGTGTCCCCTTCCGACCGAAAGGGCATCAACAATCTCATGCCCGAAGGCATGGGCGACGAATGGCTGCATCGGCTGGATTATGCAGCCAGAAAGCACGGCCTGACGGGCAAGGATGCCGGGGGTACCCTGCATGGCCTGCGTCACGAACGCTTTCGACAGATGTATGTGGACCATACGGGCTTCGAACCGCCGAACCAGTACGATAGCGTTCAGGCATTCCACGAAGCCGCCCAGGCCACGGCCGGGGACGACTGGCCCCGGCTCGACGACGAAGCACGCGACAACATCGAAGTGGCGGCGGGGCATTCGCCTGGCCGTCGGGACGTATCGAACGCCTATCTTGGCAGTTCCCGTTAG
- a CDS encoding methyl-accepting chemotaxis protein, with amino-acid sequence MDRRPLMEGLQRVQNDEAVDFTELLGEGEPAAALQDLANGLAYNKGLANGILEGLPMAFLLVDTEERALFTNQHTLDMLQIDGKVENQLGHTLAEIFYNDPKRETAVGKAMHKGQVFRNLEVEIKGHKGGSRHVLANVYALKDRHGKVFGGVCLYLDMTALKEKEDEIRGQNEMITRIAGQADVISDQLAAASEEISSQVELSSQASEETRKLAAEVATAVEQMNATVLEVARNASSTADLSDKARTQAEKGAQIVTAAIEGIASLETQANRLATDMDGLGKQAESIGGIMGVITDIADQTNLLALNAAIEAARAGEAGRGFAVVADEVRKLAEKTMEATKNVEGNISAIQRSAEANVATTRATVKVVAETVDTTKRAGEALSEIVELSGQTSANIQSIATAAEEQSAASEEITRSTGEINEVASGTSRAMHESAQAVGDLARLAGELRRVMDEMRG; translated from the coding sequence ATGGACCGCCGGCCCCTGATGGAGGGGCTGCAACGTGTCCAAAACGACGAGGCGGTCGATTTCACGGAGCTGCTGGGCGAGGGCGAGCCCGCGGCCGCGCTCCAGGACCTGGCGAACGGCCTGGCGTACAACAAGGGACTGGCCAACGGCATCCTCGAAGGGTTGCCCATGGCGTTCCTGCTGGTGGACACCGAGGAGCGCGCCCTCTTCACCAATCAGCACACCCTGGACATGCTGCAGATCGACGGCAAGGTCGAAAATCAGCTGGGACATACTTTGGCGGAGATCTTCTACAATGATCCCAAGCGCGAGACAGCGGTGGGCAAGGCCATGCACAAGGGGCAGGTCTTCAGGAATCTCGAGGTCGAGATCAAAGGGCACAAAGGCGGCAGCCGTCATGTTCTGGCCAACGTCTATGCCTTGAAGGACAGGCACGGGAAGGTTTTCGGGGGCGTCTGTCTCTATCTCGACATGACCGCACTCAAGGAGAAGGAAGACGAGATCCGTGGACAGAACGAGATGATCACCCGGATCGCCGGGCAGGCGGACGTCATTTCCGATCAACTCGCCGCCGCCTCGGAAGAGATTTCCTCCCAGGTGGAACTCTCCTCCCAGGCCTCCGAGGAAACCCGGAAGCTGGCCGCGGAGGTGGCCACGGCCGTGGAGCAGATGAACGCCACGGTCCTCGAAGTCGCCAGAAACGCCTCCAGCACCGCCGACCTGTCGGACAAGGCGCGGACGCAGGCCGAGAAGGGGGCGCAGATAGTGACCGCCGCCATCGAGGGCATCGCGTCCCTGGAGACCCAGGCCAACAGGCTGGCCACCGATATGGACGGACTGGGCAAACAGGCCGAATCCATCGGCGGCATCATGGGCGTGATCACCGACATCGCGGATCAGACCAACCTGCTGGCCCTCAATGCCGCCATCGAGGCCGCCCGGGCGGGGGAGGCCGGACGCGGGTTCGCCGTGGTGGCCGACGAAGTGCGCAAGCTGGCGGAGAAAACCATGGAAGCCACCAAGAACGTGGAAGGCAACATCAGCGCCATCCAGCGTTCCGCCGAAGCCAACGTGGCGACCACGCGGGCCACGGTCAAGGTCGTGGCCGAAACCGTGGATACCACCAAGCGCGCCGGGGAGGCCTTGTCCGAGATCGTGGAATTGTCGGGCCAGACGTCGGCCAACATCCAGTCCATCGCCACGGCCGCCGAGGAACAGTCCGCCGCCAGCGAGGAGATCACCCGTTCCACCGGCGAGATCAACGAGGTCGCCAGCGGGACCTCCCGGGCCATGCACGAATCCGCGCAGGCCGTTGGTGATCTCGCACGGCTTGCCGGAGAACTGCGGCGGGTCATGGACGAGATGCGGGGCTGA
- a CDS encoding N-acetyltransferase, whose translation MIRDYTESDLEAVLEIWLQASAKAHDFVGRTYWESQLGNMRTIYIPASENYVYETDSGIAGFYSLHEDMLAAIFVAPEHQGQGVGKALLHHAKSQRTRLRLSVYQENQASCGFYLSQGFAVVDEQPDEHTGHLEYTMIFPAG comes from the coding sequence ATGATACGAGACTATACGGAAAGCGACCTTGAAGCCGTTTTGGAGATTTGGCTTCAAGCCTCGGCTAAAGCGCATGATTTCGTCGGCCGGACTTACTGGGAGTCCCAACTGGGCAACATGCGCACAATATACATCCCGGCATCCGAGAACTATGTGTACGAGACGGATTCGGGAATAGCCGGTTTCTATTCGCTGCACGAAGACATGCTGGCGGCGATTTTCGTTGCGCCCGAACATCAGGGCCAAGGTGTCGGCAAGGCCCTGCTCCATCATGCCAAAAGCCAAAGGACGCGGCTGCGTCTCTCGGTCTACCAAGAAAATCAGGCAAGCTGCGGATTCTATCTGTCACAAGGGTTTGCCGTAGTCGACGAACAGCCTGACGAGCATACGGGCCATCTCGAATACACCATGATTTTCCCGGCGGGATAG
- a CDS encoding sensor domain-containing diguanylate cyclase — MLVIELDIRTLSIITVVFSLGFGSGLVAFGAARPILSGLKQVGFGMLSIGLAFLLIGLRHRIPQAWSLVVANSVLVLGFMLMNRGIQGFREIPRSDTWPTAAVVVFNTLSLLYFSYVEPSFTQRVFWVCLSLSALSGICCRNVIRRGTINTMMPQKVLALGFGLFGAFMLLRALWALDEHALQDFMAAGTIHQLAFLAMIMLLVTVAFGLIWLASEYLFQELKQYERIILTSPEGIVLVDADGRYRMANDASLKFVGLHREELLGKRSLDLYGKEFYETVTLPNIRKAFAGETSATSSWVDHPDGGKVYLTITYYPVPDTRGRNSFVAIHIKNMTELHFAQKEKQRIFDLSLDMLSVIGMDGVLREVNPSWTGTLGWSQAELLHSNWADYVHPEDAPKTRETEDALKRGEPVVDFVNRLRTKDGLYRHIAWMASPDVENRLIYCVARDVTNRVSREEELFVMSTVDPLTGAHNRRFFMEKLDEEVERGQRYGTPLSLLAIDIDHFKKVNDTYGHSVGDKVLQRCVDTCKQTLRSSDTFGRLGGEEFMAILPFADHGTGHDTAERLRLALSRCTHGGKDGLPPFTVSIGVVQLERDDTADSLLKRADEALYRAKENGRNRVERG; from the coding sequence ATGCTCGTCATCGAACTCGACATACGGACCCTGTCCATCATCACCGTGGTTTTCTCGCTGGGATTCGGCTCGGGACTGGTCGCGTTCGGCGCGGCGCGCCCCATCCTCTCCGGCCTGAAGCAGGTGGGATTCGGAATGTTGTCCATCGGCCTGGCCTTTCTGTTGATCGGCCTGCGCCACCGGATACCCCAGGCCTGGTCGCTGGTGGTCGCCAACTCGGTGCTGGTACTGGGCTTCATGCTCATGAACCGGGGCATCCAGGGATTCCGGGAAATACCACGCTCCGACACCTGGCCCACGGCTGCGGTCGTCGTCTTCAATACCCTTTCATTATTATATTTCTCCTACGTCGAACCGTCCTTCACCCAGCGGGTCTTCTGGGTCTGCCTATCCCTGTCCGCCCTGTCAGGGATATGCTGCCGGAACGTCATCAGGCGGGGCACCATCAACACGATGATGCCCCAAAAGGTGCTCGCTCTGGGGTTCGGCCTGTTCGGCGCGTTCATGCTCCTGCGGGCGCTCTGGGCCCTGGACGAACACGCCCTGCAGGATTTCATGGCGGCCGGGACCATTCACCAGCTGGCCTTTCTGGCCATGATCATGCTGCTGGTGACGGTCGCCTTCGGACTGATCTGGCTGGCCAGCGAATACCTGTTCCAGGAGTTGAAACAGTATGAACGGATCATCCTGACCTCGCCGGAAGGGATCGTTCTGGTGGACGCCGATGGGCGATACCGGATGGCCAACGACGCCAGCCTCAAGTTCGTCGGCCTCCACCGGGAGGAATTACTGGGCAAACGCTCTCTCGATCTGTACGGCAAGGAATTCTATGAAACGGTGACGCTGCCCAACATCAGGAAGGCCTTTGCCGGGGAAACGAGCGCGACCTCTTCCTGGGTCGACCACCCGGACGGCGGCAAGGTGTATCTGACCATCACCTATTACCCCGTGCCCGACACCCGGGGCAGAAATTCCTTTGTGGCCATCCATATCAAAAACATGACCGAGCTGCATTTTGCGCAAAAGGAGAAGCAGCGCATCTTCGATCTGTCCCTGGACATGCTGTCGGTCATCGGGATGGACGGGGTCCTCCGGGAAGTGAACCCGTCGTGGACCGGGACGCTCGGCTGGAGCCAGGCGGAACTGCTGCACTCGAACTGGGCGGATTACGTCCACCCGGAGGACGCCCCCAAGACACGGGAAACGGAAGACGCCCTGAAGAGGGGCGAACCCGTGGTGGACTTCGTCAACCGGCTGCGCACCAAAGACGGCCTCTACCGGCACATCGCCTGGATGGCCTCCCCGGACGTGGAGAACCGCCTCATCTATTGCGTGGCCAGGGACGTGACCAACAGGGTATCGCGGGAAGAGGAATTGTTCGTCATGTCCACGGTGGACCCCCTGACCGGTGCGCACAACAGACGGTTTTTCATGGAGAAGCTGGACGAGGAAGTGGAACGGGGCCAGCGCTACGGCACGCCGTTGTCGCTGCTCGCCATCGATATCGACCACTTCAAGAAGGTCAACGATACCTACGGCCACTCCGTGGGCGACAAGGTCCTGCAGCGCTGCGTGGATACCTGCAAACAGACCCTGCGCTCCTCCGACACGTTCGGACGCCTGGGCGGCGAGGAATTCATGGCCATCCTCCCGTTCGCCGACCACGGCACCGGCCATGACACGGCCGAACGACTGCGGCTGGCATTGAGCCGCTGCACCCACGGCGGCAAGGACGGCCTCCCGCCCTTCACCGTCAGCATCGGCGTGGTCCAGCTCGAAAGGGACGACACCGCCGACAGCTTGCTGAAGCGGGCCGACGAGGCATTGTACCGGGCCAAGGAAAACGGCCGCAACCGGGTCGAAAGGGGGTAA